The following coding sequences lie in one Alosa alosa isolate M-15738 ecotype Scorff River chromosome 21, AALO_Geno_1.1, whole genome shotgun sequence genomic window:
- the LOC125286146 gene encoding spidroin-1-like yields the protein MVSTEEFWMSMSCLATPPELLSQSETELTKQTIFRRQEEGYTGRGLQGYCRERATGLLQGEDYRAAAGRGLQGYRATAGRGLQGYCRERATGLLLGEGYRAAAGRGLQGCCRERATGLLLGLQGEGYRATGLLQGEGYRAAAGTAGRGLQGYRATAGRGLQGCCWDCRARATLQGYRGAAGTAGGGATGLLLGLQGEGYRGYCRDWGCCRERATGLLLGLQGRGLQGYCWDCREGYRDYRQGEGYRAAAGRGLQGCCWGCRERATGLLQGEGYRATAGTAGRGLQGYRATAGRGLQAGLGCREGAAGRGATGLLQGEGYRGCCWDCRRGGYRAAAGTAGRGATGLLQQEGLQGYRAAAGEGLQGCCRTAGLQGCCWDCREGYRAAAGTAGERAAEGLQGCCRERATGLLLGLQMATQGCCWDCRGEGYRATGDCRGGLQGLLQEDGYRATAGTAGEGLQGYCWDCRERTAGTGLLQERGYRATAGTAGRGLQGYCWDCRERTTGLLLGLQGEDYRATAGTAGRGLQGYCWGCRERGAAAGAAAGAAGAAGEDYRATAGTAGERATGAAAGTAGEGYRAAAGRGATGLLQERATGLLQEGATGLLLGLQGRDYRAAAGERATGAAAGTAGRGLQGCCWDCRERTTGLLLGLQGEGYRAAAGTAGRGLQGCCWDCRERATGLLQGEGYRATAGRWLQGYCWDCRERATGLLLGLQGEGYRATAGRGLQGCCWDCRERDYRAAAGRGLQGCCWDCRERTTGLLLGLQGEDYRAAAGAAGRGLQGCCWDCRERATGLLLGLQGEGYRAAAGRGLQGCCWGCRERTTGLLLGRLCSCSA from the exons ATGGTTTCAACTGAAGAGTTCTGGATGTCTATGTCATGTCTAGCCACACCTCCAGAGCtcctcagccaatcagaaaccgAGCTAACAAAGCAAACGATCTTCAGG AGACAAGAGGAGGGTTACACAGGGAGAGGACTACAGGGCTACTGCAGGGAGAGGGCTACAGGGCTACTGCAGGGAGAGGACTACAGGGCTGCTGCAGGGAGAGGGCTACAGGGCTACAGGGCTACTGCAGGGAGAGGGCTACAGGGCTACTGCAGGGAGAGGGCTACAGGGCTACTGCTGGGAGAGGGCTACAGGGCTGCTGCTGGGAGAGGGCTACAGGGCTGCTGCAGGGAGAGGGCTACAGGGCTGCTGCTGGGACTGCAGGGAGAGGGCTACAGGGCTACAGGGCTACTGCAGGGAGAGGGCTACAGGGCTGCTGCTGGGACTGCAGGGAGAGGGCTACAGGGCTACAGGGCTACTGCAGGGAGAGGGCTACAGGGCTGCTGCTGGGACTGCAGGGCTAGGGCTACACTGCAGGGCTACAGGGGGGCTGCTGGGACTGCAGGGGGAGGGGCTACAGGGCTGCTGCTGGGACTGCAGGGAGAGGGCTACAGGGGCTACTGCAGGGACTGGGGCTGCTGCAGGGAGAGGGCTACAGGGCTGCTGCTGGGACTGCAGGGGAGAGGGCTACAGGGCTACTGCTGGGACTGCAGGGAGGGCTACAGGGACTACAGGCAGGGAGAGGGCTACAGGGCTGCTGCAGGGAGAGGGCTACAGGGCTGCTGCTGGGGCTGCAGGGAGAGGGCTACAGGGCTGCTGCAGGGAGAGGGCTACAGGGCTACTGCTGGGACTGCAGGGAGAGGGCTACAGGGCTACAGGGCTACTGCAGGGAGAGGGCTacaggctgggctgggctgcagGGAGGGGGCTGCAGGGAGAGGGGCTACAGGGCTGCTGCAGGGAGAGGGCTACAGGGGCTGCTGCTGGGACTGCAGGAGAGGGGGCTACAGGGCTGCTGCTGGGACTGCAGGGAGAGGGGCTACAGGGCTGCTGCAGCAGGAGGGGCTACAGGGCTACAGGGCTGCTGCAGGAGAGGGGCTACAGGGCTGCTGCAGGACTGCAGGGCTACAGGGCTGCTGCTGGGACTGCAGAGAGGGCTACAGGGCTGCTGCTGGGACTGCAGGGGAGAGGGCTGCTGAGGGGCTACAGGGCTGCTGCAGGGAGAGGGCTACAGGGCTGCTGCTGGGACTGCAGATGGCTACACAGGGCTGCTGCTGGGACTGCAGGGGAGAGGGCTACAGGGCTACAGGGGACTGCAGGGGAGGGCTACAGGGGCTACTGCAGGAAGATGGCTACAGGGCTACTGCTGGGACTGCAGGAGAGGGGCTACAGGGCTACTGCTGGGACTGCAGGGAGAGGACTGCTGGGACAGGGCTACTGCAGGAGAGGGGCTACAGGGCTACTGCTGGGACTGCAGGGAGAGGACTACAGGGCTACTGCTGGGACTGCAGGGAGAGGACTACAGGGCTACTGCTGGGACTGCAGGGAGAGGACTACAGGGCTACTGCTGGGACTGCAGGGAGAGGACTACAGGGCTACTGCTGGGGCTGCAGGGAGAGGGGGGCTGCTGCtggggctgctgctggggcTGCTGGGGCTGCAGGAGAGGACTACAGGGCTACTGCTGGGACTGCAGGGGAGAGGGCTACAGGGGCTGCTGCTGGGACTGCAGGAGAGGGCTACAGGGCTGCTGCAGGGAGAGGGGCTACAGGGCTGCTGCAGGAGAGGGCTACAGGGCTGCTGCAGGAGGGAGCTACAGGGCTGCTGCTGGGACTGCAGGGGAGGGACTACAGGGCTGCTGCAGGGGAGAGGGCTACAGGGGCTGCTGCTGGGACTGCAGGGAGAGGACTACAGGGCTGCTGCTGGGACTGCAGGGAGAGGACTACAGGGCTGCTGCTGGGGCTGCAGGGAGAGGGCTACAGGGCTGCTGCTGGGACTGCAGGGAGAGGGCTACAGGGCTGCTGCTGGGACTGCAGGGAGAGGGCTACAGGGCTACTGCAGGGAGAGGGCTACAGGGCTACTGCAGGAAGATGGCTACAGGGCTACTGCTGGGACTGCAGGGAGAGGGCTACAGGGCTACTGCTGGGACTGCAGGGAGAGGGCTACAGGGCTACTGCAGGGAGAGGGCTACAGGGCTGCTGCTGGGACTGCAGGGAGAGGGACTACAGGGCTGCTGCAGGGAGAGGGCTACAGGGCTGCTGCTGGGACTGCAGGGAGAGGACTACAGGGCTGCTGCTGGGACTGCAGGGAGAGGACTACAGGGCTGCTGCTGGGGCTGCAGGGAGAGGACTACAGGGCTGCTGCTGGGACTGCAGGGAGAGGGCTACAGGGCTGCTGCTGGGGCTGCAGGGAGAGGGCTACAGGGCTGCTGCAGGGAGAGGGCTGCAGGGCTGCTGCTGGGGCTGCAGGGAGAGGACTACAGGGCTGCTGCTGGGGCGGCTCTGCAGCTGCTCTGCATAG